One genomic region from Chitinophagaceae bacterium encodes:
- a CDS encoding MATE family efflux transporter: MTSIETENKQNIYPLIYHIKENIRLGFPIIVTELGTVIILISASIMIGQFGGSDDLASLSLGNNIFSLAFAFAVGASYAITIFTSHLFTQKNRRYSQTNTEKLKDLLKHGLIFNLVIGVILLGFLLCIVGLLDFMRHEESVLINAKNYLKLISFSIIPLLIFRTFSQFVDGIGKTNLSMIVVIIGSILNIISNYLFIFGNFGFPQMGINAPALSFIITQVFMAMVMGLLLFKLPSLKIYTERMALGDLFKDYSLTIFINLFKVGVPSGLNFIFEIMMFSVAAVMIGYIGYDQLAAHQIAYSVVHFNYVLGLGIANVTIIKVGHYLGKEEYYNIRKSIAASRIITLSFASIVSMFSFFFNHQIIHIFSTKETVDKIALNLLLIGIFQQLVDALQITSLGSLRGFKNTRYPLVIICIGYFAISFPVCYFLSFYLDYGVEGIWIGLFLGMAFCGVCFIFKVESLCNYYIKKNIKHQMYLNLLRINKKN; the protein is encoded by the coding sequence ATGACCTCTATAGAAACAGAAAACAAACAAAATATTTACCCCCTTATTTACCATATAAAAGAAAATATAAGGTTAGGTTTTCCTATCATAGTAACAGAGTTAGGAACAGTCATCATCCTTATATCTGCAAGTATAATGATAGGGCAGTTTGGAGGTTCTGATGACTTAGCAAGTTTAAGTTTAGGAAATAATATATTTTCACTTGCTTTTGCTTTTGCAGTAGGTGCTTCTTATGCAATTACTATATTTACCTCTCATTTATTTACTCAAAAAAACAGAAGGTATTCTCAAACAAACACAGAAAAATTAAAGGACTTATTAAAGCATGGGCTTATTTTTAATCTTGTTATTGGGGTTATTCTTTTAGGATTCCTTTTGTGCATAGTGGGTTTACTAGATTTTATGCGTCATGAAGAATCTGTTTTAATAAATGCAAAAAACTATTTAAAACTTATAAGTTTTTCGATCATTCCTTTACTTATTTTTAGAACATTTTCTCAGTTTGTCGATGGAATCGGAAAAACAAACCTTTCTATGATAGTTGTTATTATAGGAAGTATTTTAAATATTATATCTAATTATCTTTTTATATTTGGAAATTTTGGTTTTCCACAAATGGGAATTAATGCTCCCGCCTTATCATTTATCATCACACAAGTTTTTATGGCAATGGTGATGGGACTGTTATTATTTAAATTACCTTCTCTCAAGATATATACTGAAAGAATGGCTTTAGGAGATCTTTTTAAAGATTATTCCCTTACTATTTTTATAAATCTTTTTAAAGTAGGAGTCCCATCGGGATTAAATTTTATATTTGAAATAATGATGTTTTCTGTAGCAGCTGTAATGATTGGATACATAGGATATGACCAGTTAGCAGCACATCAAATAGCATATTCTGTAGTTCATTTTAATTACGTTTTAGGATTAGGGATAGCAAATGTAACTATAATAAAAGTTGGGCATTATTTGGGAAAAGAAGAATATTATAACATTAGAAAATCTATTGCTGCATCTCGAATAATCACTTTATCTTTTGCCTCTATTGTAAGTATGTTTTCTTTTTTTTTCAACCATCAAATTATTCATATTTTTAGCACAAAGGAAACGGTAGATAAAATAGCTTTAAATCTTTTGCTTATAGGTATCTTTCAACAATTAGTAGATGCCCTTCAAATAACTTCTTTAGGTTCTCTCCGTGGATTTAAGAACACTCGATATCCTCTTGTCATCATTTGTATTGGTTATTTTGCCATTTCTTTCCCTGTATGTTATTTTTTGAGTTTTTATTTAGATTATGGAGTAGAAGGAATATGGATAGGGCTTTTCTTAGGAATGGCATTTTGTGGTGTTTGTTTTATTTTTAAAGTGGAATCACTCTGTAATTACTACATAAAAAAAAACATAAAACACCAAATGTATCTTAATTTATTACGAATAAATAAAAAAAATTAA
- a CDS encoding MraY family glycosyltransferase has protein sequence MDLVIIVVLITSFLICFILTPVVIYFFVKNNIIDSPGGRKIHKENTPSMGGICIVFGALFSVILWVGLKQLTDIRMLIFSVLIIFIVGLRDDIVNLSAKQKLLGQVCAALLVTIYGKIYITSLGGFIGIYDIPLYVSILLSTFIIISITNAFNLIDGIDGLSGGFSIVSFLFFGIWFYLNEKYIYSLFTFSFIGAVMGFMIYNWNPAKIFMGDTGALSLGFLLSVFSIIFIELNNSLPFHHIYKFESSIGSAIGIVFLPILDTTRVFIKRILKGKSPLKPDKGHMHHFLTRIGYSHGYTTCILLTFNITVIFFIIFFKNYSDAWILSFLGGVGILFSALLGKITRMKMQKKNI, from the coding sequence ATGGATCTAGTAATAATAGTTGTATTAATAACATCTTTTTTAATATGTTTCATATTAACGCCTGTTGTTATTTATTTTTTTGTAAAAAATAATATAATAGATAGTCCGGGCGGGAGAAAGATACATAAAGAAAATACTCCTTCTATGGGGGGGATATGTATTGTGTTTGGGGCATTGTTTAGTGTTATTTTATGGGTTGGGCTAAAGCAATTGACAGATATAAGGATGCTTATCTTTTCAGTATTAATTATTTTCATTGTGGGTTTACGCGACGATATAGTAAACTTATCTGCCAAGCAAAAACTTTTAGGGCAAGTATGCGCCGCACTCTTGGTGACCATATATGGAAAAATTTACATCACTTCTTTGGGTGGCTTTATAGGTATTTATGATATTCCTTTATACGTTTCTATACTGCTTTCTACGTTTATAATAATAAGCATTACCAATGCTTTTAATTTAATAGACGGTATAGATGGTCTATCAGGAGGATTCAGTATTGTATCTTTTTTATTTTTTGGGATATGGTTTTATTTGAACGAAAAATATATTTATTCTCTTTTTACCTTTTCGTTTATTGGAGCGGTTATGGGGTTTATGATATATAATTGGAATCCCGCCAAGATATTTATGGGCGATACGGGAGCTCTCTCGTTGGGATTCTTACTGAGTGTCTTCTCTATTATTTTTATAGAATTGAATAATTCTCTTCCATTTCATCATATTTATAAGTTTGAAAGCTCAATTGGGAGTGCAATAGGTATCGTTTTTTTACCTATTTTAGATACCACAAGGGTTTTTATAAAGAGAATACTAAAAGGAAAATCACCTTTAAAGCCAGACAAAGGGCACATGCATCATTTTTTAACGAGAATTGGATATTCGCATGGGTATACCACCTGTATTCTCTTAACTTTTAATATAACAGTGATATTTTTTATTATTTTTTTTAAAAACTATAGTGATGCTTGGATTCTTTCTTTTTTAGGGGGGGTAGGAATACTATTCAGTGCTTTATTAGGAAAAATAACCCGTATGAAAATGCAAAAAAAAAACATTTAA
- the atpD gene encoding F0F1 ATP synthase subunit beta: MDSSGKIIQIIGPVVDVVFEKRNLPNILDALQVTKENNQKVVLEVQQHLGEDRVRTISMDSTDGMRRGMKVEYLGGPISMPIGEDIKGRLFNVVGEAIDGIKQPEGKKRLPIHRDPPDFDQLTTSTEVLYTGIKVIDLIEPYAKGGKTGLFGGAGVGKTVLIQELINNIAKANSGLSVFAGVGERTREGNDLLREMIESGIVNYGKDFEHAFQEKGEWDLSKVNMDNLKDSKVTFVFGQMNEPPGARARVALSGLTLSEYFRDGDGEGKGRDILFFIDNIFRFTQAGSEVSALLGRMPSAVGYQPTLATEMGAMQERITSTKRGSITSVQAVYVPADDLTDPAPATAFSHFDATTVLSRKISELGIYPAVDPLDSTSRILTADIVGEEHYTCAQKVKMILQRYKDLQDIIAILGMDELSEEDKMTVYRARKVQRFLSQPFHVAEQFTNIKGQWVDIKDTIKGFNMILNGEMDHIPEPAFNLKGTIEQVIEHGEKILMETRK, translated from the coding sequence ATGGACAGTTCAGGAAAAATAATACAAATCATAGGTCCGGTAGTAGATGTGGTTTTTGAGAAACGTAATCTTCCTAATATTTTAGATGCATTACAGGTGACAAAAGAGAATAATCAAAAAGTTGTTTTAGAAGTTCAGCAACATTTGGGAGAAGATAGAGTGAGAACAATATCTATGGACTCTACAGATGGAATGCGAAGAGGTATGAAAGTAGAGTATTTGGGAGGTCCAATTTCCATGCCTATTGGAGAAGACATAAAAGGACGGCTTTTTAATGTAGTTGGAGAAGCAATAGATGGAATAAAACAACCAGAAGGTAAAAAACGTCTTCCTATCCATAGGGATCCACCCGATTTTGACCAGCTTACTACCAGCACAGAAGTACTATATACAGGTATAAAAGTAATAGATTTAATAGAGCCTTATGCAAAAGGAGGAAAAACAGGACTTTTTGGGGGAGCGGGAGTTGGGAAGACGGTTCTTATCCAAGAGCTTATTAACAATATAGCAAAAGCAAATTCAGGACTTTCGGTTTTTGCAGGAGTAGGTGAAAGAACTCGTGAAGGAAACGATTTATTGAGAGAAATGATAGAATCAGGAATAGTAAATTATGGAAAAGATTTCGAACATGCCTTTCAAGAAAAAGGAGAATGGGATTTGTCAAAAGTAAATATGGATAATCTCAAAGATTCAAAAGTAACCTTTGTTTTTGGACAGATGAATGAACCACCTGGAGCCCGTGCTCGTGTAGCTCTTTCCGGATTAACCCTTTCAGAATATTTTAGAGATGGAGATGGGGAAGGGAAAGGTAGAGATATTTTATTTTTTATAGATAATATATTTCGTTTTACGCAAGCAGGTTCAGAAGTATCAGCTCTTTTAGGAAGAATGCCTTCAGCAGTAGGGTATCAACCAACACTCGCAACCGAAATGGGAGCTATGCAAGAAAGAATTACTTCTACTAAAAGAGGATCTATTACTTCTGTGCAAGCGGTTTATGTGCCTGCGGATGACCTTACTGACCCTGCTCCTGCTACAGCTTTTAGCCACTTTGATGCTACAACTGTTCTTTCTAGAAAAATTTCTGAATTAGGAATATACCCCGCAGTAGATCCCTTAGATTCTACCTCTCGTATACTTACTGCTGATATTGTCGGAGAAGAACACTATACTTGCGCTCAAAAAGTTAAAATGATTCTCCAAAGATACAAAGATCTCCAAGACATCATAGCAATTTTAGGTATGGATGAACTATCAGAAGAAGATAAAATGACAGTATATAGAGCGAGAAAAGTGCAAAGATTCCTTTCCCAACCATTTCACGTAGCAGAACAGTTCACCAATATCAAAGGACAGTGGGTGGATATAAAAGATACCATTAAAGGGTTTAATATGATATTAAACGGAGAAATGGATCATATACCTGAACCCGCATTTAACCTCAAGGGAACTATTGAGCAAGTAATAGAACATGGAGAAAAAATTCTCATGGAAACAAGAAAATAA